The Tenuifilum thalassicum genome includes the window GTAAAACAAAACCATAAAGTACAGCACCTTTAGCACTAAATACTTAGCAGATACCACAGGCATGGTGCTATTAATAGTGGCAACCAAAAGCCATCCTAAAAAGAAATAGATTACGAGTAGAACTGGTTGCCAACTAAACCATCGGTTCTCAATCGATGATTTTGAAAGCATAATAAAAACGAGTGGCGCTAAAGCCACAATAAATAATTCCGAAGGCATCCATAGGTCGAAAGGAAGACCTTGAACATATTCCGACAAGGGGATTGATAAAGGGCTTAACAGCAAGTAAAGCTTATAAAATCGGTTGGGAAACCATATGTAAAAAAGAAGAAAAATAAAAAAGACAGGCACTACAATAAAAAGCGATTTTTCGGTAGCAACAAGTAAAGCATTAATCAGTACAAAGAGGATGCTAGCAATTAGCACCGGCTTACTTCCAAAAAATGATTTTATTGATTGAACAATCAGCATTACTTTTAAAAATATTGTAACTCTCGTTACCCTAAATTTTTAAGTTTTTTGATATACTCAGCAAGTAGCATAAAAAATATGGCAAATAGTAAAGCCGATAATGTAGAGGTAGCCACTATTAGTAAACGCTTAGGATACGCTTTTTTATCGGGAACATCAGCCCTGTCAATAATGAACTGAGTAGGAATTTTTTGGCTTGCTTCAATTCGGGCTACCAATATATTTTGGCGCAAAAGGTTCAGATGCTCTGCAAGGTTATTTATCTCAGCCGAATATCTTACATGTTTCGAAGTTCCATTACCAAAACGTTTTAACTCGTTGTTTAAGATTTTCAACTTATTCCTATCGTTACTATATAGGGCAGAAATGAAGTTTTTATAAAAAACCTTTGACTGATACTCGGGGTCAATAACACCATTTGAAACAACTACAGCCAGGGAATCCTCTAACATTTTCATCTCACTTTCCATAATCTGGTACTGTTCTTCCAGAACCTTAAGCGCATTTTGTGCTACCTGAGCCTTTATGGACCTCATTAGGCTATCGGAAAAATCGACCACGGTATTTGCAATGAGAGCAGCAAAAGCAGGGTCGGTATCCATTACCTCAACGTTAATACTCTGATACCTGGTTGGTTTGATTTTTATATAGCTATCGAACTTGTTATAGGTTTTAAACTTAACAGATTCCTGATTTGTATCAATATCCCAATGCTTACATAAATTGAGTTTGTTTATAACCAAATCCTTAAGCGAACGAGAGTTTAGAACCTGTAAAAATTGCTCCATTTCTTGGGTCTCACCAAAAGTTGTGAGCCCTTCCTGTATGTTCACAGTAGTCAGCTCCTTAGAAACCTGATTAGATACTGGCGGAAAAATAGTAGCAACAGATTTAAATTGAGGTTTAATTAAGAGCGATGCTATTAACGAAAGCACAAAAGCTAAAACGCCAACAACAAAAAGGACTCTTCTTCCATTCCAAATGGTTTTCATTATGGATTGCATGGAAGTCTCTAGGTTTACATCCGAGTTACTCATAGCTTTTCATTTGATGTCAAATTTCAAAAAAATATTCAAAAGAAGAACAAAGGCTTGCTCATAAAAACTGCAAGCCCTTAAATTGTCACACCCATAAGTATGAACGTAATTATTCCGATGCTATTATAATGAAGTAGTTCTTTTTCCCTTTTTGAACCAAAAGGTACTTTCCGTTAAGAAGCATTTCGGCATTTACAGGGTTATCGGCCGATTCTACTTTTTGCTTGTTAATGCTTAAGCCTCCACCTTGAACCAATCTACGAAGCTCACCCTTTGATGGAAATACTTTGGTTTTTTCCGCAAGAAGAACGGATACGGGTATCCCTTGTGCCAGTTCACTTTTCTTTACCTCAAAAGTTGGCACACCCTCAAAAACAGAAAGGAAGGTTTCCTCGTCTAACCTGCTTAACATCTCGGTAGTTGCTTTTCCAAACAGTAGTTCAGAGGCTTCAACAGCTCTATTGTAATCATCTTCGGAATGAACCATCACTGTCACCTCACGTGCCAAAACCTTTTGTAGTTTACGAAGATGGGGTTCCTTTTTATGCTCAGCAATAAGGCTGTTAATTGAAGCCTCATCGAGCAAGGTGAAAATTTTAATATAACGCTCTGCATCCTCATCGGAAGTATTTAACCAAAATTGATAGAACTTATAGGGTGATGTTAAACGAGCATCGAGCCAAACATTACCGCTTTCTGTTTTTCCAAACTTTGTTCCGTCGGCTTTGGTTATGAGCGGAATGGTAAGGGCAAATGCCTCGCCACCTAGCTTTCGACGAATAAGTTCTGTCCCTGTGGTTATATTCCCCCATTGGTCGGAGCCACCCATTTGTAGCTTACAGTTCATATTCTGGTATAGCCACAGAAAATCGTAGCCCTGAACAAGCTGGTATGAAAACTCAGTAAACGACATTCCTTCCTTTGACTCCTCGCCCAAACGCTTTTTAACTGAATCTTTAGCCATCATGTAGTTAACCGTGATATGCTTTCCAATATCACGAATAAAGCTAAGGAAATCGTAGCCCTTCATCCAATCGTAGTTATTCACAAGAACAGCGGCGTTTGGCTTACCACTATCGAAGTCTAAAAATTTAGAAAGCTGATTTTTGATTCCATTAAGGTTACGTTGGAGGGTCTCCTCGTCGAGCAGGTTACGCTCCTGCGACTTACCACTTGGGTCACCAATCATTCCGGTTGCACCACCAACAAGGGCTATTGGCTTATGCCCAGCCATCTGAAAGCGTTTTAAAAGAAGTATCTGAGCAAAACTCCCAACATGAAGCGATTCGGCAGTTGGGTCAAAACCAATATATCCAGCAGTCATCTCTTTTGCAAGCTGCTCTTCGGTACCAGGCATGATATCATGTATCATACCCCTCCATTTTAGTTCCTCAACAAAATTCACGGCTTAAACGGTTTTTAATTAAAAAATAAAGGCCTTTTAGGCCTTCAAATATATATGATTTAGCTTAAAATTCCGACAAAACAAGCAGCTAGGTCGATTTAAATTTTTCTTTTAGCGAATCAAAGTGTAGGTAAGGGTATATAGCAGGTGCTAAACGCGATAAGGGTTTATACAAAATTGTTTTGTTTTTGGCTTCCTGGGTATAAAAATTAAACCTATCGTTTGCCTTCTCAATAAACACTATTAGAACGCTAAGAATTATTGCATATTTAAAAAAACCAAAAAGCAAACCTAGTAGCTTATTCACAATGCCAAGCGGAGTGAGGTTAAAAACCTTATCAATCATTTTACCAGCAAAATGCACTCCAACTACAACAAGTATAAACGTAATGGCAAAAGCAAGAATGGGTATATACTGTCCGCTTAGCTTGACCTTTTCAACCAAAAGCACTGCAGTTAAATCGGAAAACCGAACTGCAATCCAAATGCCTAAAAGTAAGGCAGCAAGCGAGGTTACTTGCATTACAAAACCATTTAAAAACCCTCGGATTGCTCCAAATGCTAGAATAACAAGCAGTACTAAATCAACAGTTGAACCCATTAAAACGAATTTTAAAGTGTGCACTTACCCACGCAATCGAGAATCTTGCCTAAATTCTCGTTACGCAGAGAGTACATAGAATTTTTGCCCTCACGCTTGCACGAAAGAACACCTTTGTCCTTTAATATTCCAAGATGATGAGATGCAGTAGACTGCTCAATCTTAAGCGACTCATAAATTTGCGTTACAGTCATCTGACCATTCTTTTCCAAAAGGCTAATAATTCCAATCCTTAATGGATGTGCAATAGCTTTCAGCATATTAGCAGCTTGCTCTAGCTGCTCAACCTTTAAATCTCCAACTTGTACCATTTATCCTACTGTATTTCAATCATATTAAGTGCATGCAAATATATTAATATTTTAATTTTTCAACATTGTCAAAAATCATTTTTAATAACATTATGCTAGATTTTTTGTTTTATCTGTATAAAAATTGGTTAATTTGGCATTATAATTCAGATTTATGCTCAACGATATAAAAAAGCCGATAAGCAACCACTTAGAAAAATTTGAAGATTTTTTTAAGCAGAACATGAATTCCGACATTAAGCTGCTGAACCTAATAGTCAACTATATTGTAAGGCGCAAGGGGAAGCAGCTAAGACCAATGTTAGTATTCCTAAGTGCGGGTGCTTGTGGCAAAATAGAACAACCAGCATACGTGGCAGCAGGAATGATTGAGCTGCTTCACACAGCTACGCTAATTCACGATGATATAGTTGACGAAGCATATGAACGTCGCGGCTTTTTCTCAATAAATGCGCTTTGGCGCTCTAAGGTTGCAGTTCTTGTTGGCGACTTCCTTCTTTCACGGGGTTTACAAGTTGCCATTGAGCATAACCAAATAGATATGCTCAGGGTGATTAACCAAGCCGTTAAGGATATGAGTGAGGGCGAGCTACTTCAGATTGAGCGCTCAAGAAAAATGAATATCGATGAGGAGACATACTATGAGATAATCAGAAAGAAAACCGCTTCGCTCATTGCTTCTTGCTGTGCAAATGGTGCAATCGCTACTAAAGCACCAGACGAAATGGTTGACACCATGTACCAGTTTGGACTGAACCTGGGTATTGCCTTTCAAATACGCGACGACCTTTTCGATTATCAGCCTTCGGGAGCCATTGGCAAACCCACAGGGAATGACATAAAAGAACAGAAGTTGACACTTCCTTTAATTTATTCCCTGAAAAATGCCAACAAGCAGGAACGTAAAAGAATATTACGCCTTATTACCAGGGGTAAAAAAGAAAGTATTCCTGAAATCATAGCTTTTGCAAAACATTCGGGTGGGCTGGAATATACTCATCAAAAAATGCTTGAATTCCGTGATAAGGCTAAAGATATACTGAATAACATACCCGATTCGGAATATAAAGATTCCCTACTCATTCTTACCGATTTTATGGTAAATAGGAATAAGTAGGGAACCTTTACCAGCTAATCAAGTTTCTATTCGATATATAACCTTTTATTTTTAGGGTACTTAACCGAATAGGTCAGTACTAGCTCTTTATGCTCACCAGCAGCTAAATTAAGGAGCCACTTAACCTCACCAGTCTCATGGTTTATGATTGCACCCGAACTTTCAAGCACTTCTACTTTAATCTCATCGTTAGTAGAAACCGGCACTTGGTCAAGTATGGTAATATCAATATCTTCATTCTTGTTATTCTTTACAGTAATTTTCCAACTACGCGTCTCCTCCTTACTGCCTCCAATAAACTGTTTTTTGGTGAAATCCTTTAACTTTTCGCGATTTATTACTATTGCCTTATCAACACCTAAAGAGACCTCCAAGGTATCAAGAGCTGTTCTGGTATCAATTAGAGTTGTACCAACATAGGTATTCTCAAAATAGATATTCGCCTCGCCATCAAGCAGATTATACATCTCCCAATTTGTTAAGGAAGCCGACAAAAAAGCTCTTTTGTCAATTTTAGGTACTGCAAAATATTTATAGGTTGCGGGTATCTCGTAGGTAAGCAGTTTTATGTTTTGGGATTTACTTCCTGAAACCAATGAAAAAGGCTTATCAAGTTCAAACTCTACATTTGTTGGTTTCTCAATAATTCCCTTTTCTTTTACAGCACCTGCAGTAATAGTGGGCTTCTTAACTGCTTTCTTTTCTGCAGCCCGATATCTGGGACTAGGCTCCTCATCATACCCAACCACAACAACCTCTTCAATTGAGGCATCATCAGGTTCAAGCATCACATTTAGCACATTTGAATTCACTTTAACCGTCTTTGCTTCATAGCCCACAAAGCTAAAGGTTAGCTCATTTTTATCCGAAGGCATATTAATAGTAAAATAACCATTTGCATCAGTTACTGTTCCTATGGTAGTGCCTGGCAAATAAACAGATGCTCCTGGCAAAGGGCCTCCATCATCGGATGATGTTACAGTACCTTCAACCATACCTATATACCTATTGTATGTTGGGGGCTTTAATCCATAATTTAACCAGTATGTTTTTAGCTTAGGAGCCACTCCCGAAACATTGGGTTGGGCATTGCTTAAGGATAACTTTACATTGTTCCAATTCTCTTTTGTTTCCTGTCTTAAACTTGCCCTATAAACCAAGCTAATTGGCTGATTAAGCGATTTGGCAACTATATCATATTGTGGAAACCACCCCGCATTCTTTACAAGATAGCTAATAAAAATGGGTACCTTTGTTTTTGGCTCCTTGGTTTCCAAAGTAACTTGAATTTCACCCGATGGTTCATCGGGACTTGAACTTATAGCTGATAGCTGTTTTTGGGTATTTGAGATAACACTGTTAAGCTCAGCAAGTTTTGCATTTAAATCAAGAATTTTAAACCTCAACTCCTTAATCTGAGAACCATAAAAATCAAATGTTTCCTTGAGAGTTTGAAGAGGCAGAGCCTGATTCTTACCACTAATCACTTTGTTCTCATTTAAAAAAGATATCTTCTCATTAACAACTTTGAGTTCAGCATTTAACTTATTACGCTGTTCTTCAAGATCTTTTATTTTATTCGCCAGCGATTTTTCCTCCTCACTTCTATCAGTCTTTTTTAGAAAATTATTTGAGTGATTTACAGCCTCAATCGAAACTCCATCGGGGACTTTAACATTTATTGATTTCTTGTCGATGTATGGTGAGAGATTCGAAAACTTAACAATAGTTTGTTGCCCTTGGGCAAGGTTTACCGTTGCCTTGCGCGTAATTGAGGCAGCATCGAGGTAAAGGCTAACATTGATAGTTTTTGAATCAACTTCAAGGGTGCTTTGCCCTAATACATTTACAGAATGTAAAATTGAAAAAACAAGTAATAGTTTTTGAATAGTTTTCATGCCAGTGGGTTGTTAGTTTTACACAATTTTACAATTTTTTAGTATAGAAATCTAGATTTATTGAACGAAAAAAGGCCACAATTTCTTGTGGCCATTCCTAAATATTTCATACTGTTGATCACCAGCCAAGCACGTAAGCAAAAATTAACGGTGCAACTATTGTTGCATCAGATTCAATAATAAACTTAGGAGTATCAATATTTAGCTTGCCCCAAGTAATCTTCTCATTTGGTACCGCACCCGAATAGGATCCATAGCTGGTTGTTGAGTCGCTAATTTGACAGAAATAGCTCCAGAAAGGAATACCTGTTCTCTCCAAATCCTGATGTAGCATGGGTACAACACAAATAGGGAAATCGCCTGCAATACCACCTCCAATTTGGAAGAATCCCACACCTTCGGTTCCTGCGTTGTTAGTATACCAATCTGCAAGAAACATCATGTATTCAACACCTGATTTTACAATTGAAGGTTTAAGCTCACCGGTAATGCAGTATGAAGCAAAAATATTTCCCATGGTTGAATCCTCCCATCCAGGAACAACTATTGGAAGGTTCTTTTCTGCAGCCGCAATCATCCAGGAATTTTTGGGATCAATTTGGTAGTACTGTTCCAGCACTCCGCTGCGTAGCATCTTGTACATATACTCGTGCGGGAAATATCTCTCACCTTTGTCCTGTGCTTCCTTCCAAACATCAAACAGATGCGATTGCAGACGACGGAAAGCCTCTTCCTCTGGAATACAGGTATCAGTAACACGGTTAAGTCCACTTTGTAGCAACTCCCATTCCTGCTGAGGTGTGAGGTCGCGATAATGTGGTACACGTTTATAGTGGTTGTGGGCAACTAGGTTCATTAAATCTTCTTCTAGGTTCGCACCTGTACAGGAAATTATTTGCACCTTGTCCTGTCGGATCATCTCGGCTAAGCTAATTCCAAGCTCAGCAGTACTCATAGCACCTGCTAAAGTGATCATCATCTTTTTACCACTCTCGATATGCTCTTTATATGCCTTGGCTGCATCAACCAGAGTGGCAGAATTAAAATGCAGGTAGTGCTTTTCTATG containing:
- a CDS encoding Wzz/FepE/Etk N-terminal domain-containing protein; the encoded protein is MSNSDVNLETSMQSIMKTIWNGRRVLFVVGVLAFVLSLIASLLIKPQFKSVATIFPPVSNQVSKELTTVNIQEGLTTFGETQEMEQFLQVLNSRSLKDLVINKLNLCKHWDIDTNQESVKFKTYNKFDSYIKIKPTRYQSINVEVMDTDPAFAALIANTVVDFSDSLMRSIKAQVAQNALKVLEEQYQIMESEMKMLEDSLAVVVSNGVIDPEYQSKVFYKNFISALYSNDRNKLKILNNELKRFGNGTSKHVRYSAEINNLAEHLNLLRQNILVARIEASQKIPTQFIIDRADVPDKKAYPKRLLIVATSTLSALLFAIFFMLLAEYIKKLKNLG
- the tyrS gene encoding tyrosine--tRNA ligase, with product MNFVEELKWRGMIHDIMPGTEEQLAKEMTAGYIGFDPTAESLHVGSFAQILLLKRFQMAGHKPIALVGGATGMIGDPSGKSQERNLLDEETLQRNLNGIKNQLSKFLDFDSGKPNAAVLVNNYDWMKGYDFLSFIRDIGKHITVNYMMAKDSVKKRLGEESKEGMSFTEFSYQLVQGYDFLWLYQNMNCKLQMGGSDQWGNITTGTELIRRKLGGEAFALTIPLITKADGTKFGKTESGNVWLDARLTSPYKFYQFWLNTSDEDAERYIKIFTLLDEASINSLIAEHKKEPHLRKLQKVLAREVTVMVHSEDDYNRAVEASELLFGKATTEMLSRLDEETFLSVFEGVPTFEVKKSELAQGIPVSVLLAEKTKVFPSKGELRRLVQGGGLSINKQKVESADNPVNAEMLLNGKYLLVQKGKKNYFIIIASE
- a CDS encoding CvpA family protein, with the translated sequence MGSTVDLVLLVILAFGAIRGFLNGFVMQVTSLAALLLGIWIAVRFSDLTAVLLVEKVKLSGQYIPILAFAITFILVVVGVHFAGKMIDKVFNLTPLGIVNKLLGLLFGFFKYAIILSVLIVFIEKANDRFNFYTQEAKNKTILYKPLSRLAPAIYPYLHFDSLKEKFKST
- a CDS encoding ArsR/SmtB family transcription factor — translated: MVQVGDLKVEQLEQAANMLKAIAHPLRIGIISLLEKNGQMTVTQIYESLKIEQSTASHHLGILKDKGVLSCKREGKNSMYSLRNENLGKILDCVGKCTL
- a CDS encoding polyprenyl synthetase family protein: MLNDIKKPISNHLEKFEDFFKQNMNSDIKLLNLIVNYIVRRKGKQLRPMLVFLSAGACGKIEQPAYVAAGMIELLHTATLIHDDIVDEAYERRGFFSINALWRSKVAVLVGDFLLSRGLQVAIEHNQIDMLRVINQAVKDMSEGELLQIERSRKMNIDEETYYEIIRKKTASLIASCCANGAIATKAPDEMVDTMYQFGLNLGIAFQIRDDLFDYQPSGAIGKPTGNDIKEQKLTLPLIYSLKNANKQERKRILRLITRGKKESIPEIIAFAKHSGGLEYTHQKMLEFRDKAKDILNNIPDSEYKDSLLILTDFMVNRNK
- a CDS encoding DUF4139 domain-containing protein produces the protein MKTIQKLLLVFSILHSVNVLGQSTLEVDSKTINVSLYLDAASITRKATVNLAQGQQTIVKFSNLSPYIDKKSINVKVPDGVSIEAVNHSNNFLKKTDRSEEEKSLANKIKDLEEQRNKLNAELKVVNEKISFLNENKVISGKNQALPLQTLKETFDFYGSQIKELRFKILDLNAKLAELNSVISNTQKQLSAISSSPDEPSGEIQVTLETKEPKTKVPIFISYLVKNAGWFPQYDIVAKSLNQPISLVYRASLRQETKENWNNVKLSLSNAQPNVSGVAPKLKTYWLNYGLKPPTYNRYIGMVEGTVTSSDDGGPLPGASVYLPGTTIGTVTDANGYFTINMPSDKNELTFSFVGYEAKTVKVNSNVLNVMLEPDDASIEEVVVVGYDEEPSPRYRAAEKKAVKKPTITAGAVKEKGIIEKPTNVEFELDKPFSLVSGSKSQNIKLLTYEIPATYKYFAVPKIDKRAFLSASLTNWEMYNLLDGEANIYFENTYVGTTLIDTRTALDTLEVSLGVDKAIVINREKLKDFTKKQFIGGSKEETRSWKITVKNNKNEDIDITILDQVPVSTNDEIKVEVLESSGAIINHETGEVKWLLNLAAGEHKELVLTYSVKYPKNKRLYIE
- a CDS encoding deoxyhypusine synthase family protein gives rise to the protein MESNKPISSFIEKHYLHFNSATLVDAAKAYKEHIESGKKMMITLAGAMSTAELGISLAEMIRQDKVQIISCTGANLEEDLMNLVAHNHYKRVPHYRDLTPQQEWELLQSGLNRVTDTCIPEEEAFRRLQSHLFDVWKEAQDKGERYFPHEYMYKMLRSGVLEQYYQIDPKNSWMIAAAEKNLPIVVPGWEDSTMGNIFASYCITGELKPSIVKSGVEYMMFLADWYTNNAGTEGVGFFQIGGGIAGDFPICVVPMLHQDLERTGIPFWSYFCQISDSTTSYGSYSGAVPNEKITWGKLNIDTPKFIIESDATIVAPLIFAYVLGW